One genomic segment of Hevea brasiliensis isolate MT/VB/25A 57/8 chromosome 3, ASM3005281v1, whole genome shotgun sequence includes these proteins:
- the LOC131178299 gene encoding putative lipid-transfer protein DIR1, giving the protein MASSKSNVIALWMVAMFLTMTTMEGIKVVAVCNTDIKGINSQCYSVVAGNAPSPPSMQCCNLIQQADLPCLCKYKYLLYTLGVDVKKAMEIPGKCGQQNPCH; this is encoded by the coding sequence ATGGCTAGCTCTAAAAGTAATGTTATAGCATTGTGGATGGTAGCAATGTTTCTTACTATGACCACGATGGAAGGAATCAAGGTTGTAGCTGTTTGTAACACAGATATAAAGGGAATCAATAGCCAATGTTATTCTGTAGTTGCTGGAAATGCACCTTCTCCTCCGAGCATGCAATGTTGCAATCTTATTCAACAAGCAGACTTGCCTTGTCTATGCAAATACAAGTATTTGCTATATACTCTTGGAGTTGATGTTAAAAAAGCCATGGAAATTCCTGGGAAATGTGGGCAGCAAAATCCATGTCACTAA